Genomic window (Salvelinus namaycush isolate Seneca chromosome 27, SaNama_1.0, whole genome shotgun sequence):
gtctgtctgtctgtctctctctctctctctctcgctttctctctctcgttcaaactaaccacctctccctctcctcccctattTTTCACCACTgttcacctctccctctccctctcccctcctcttctctcaggaTCTGAAATTCACCTCTTGGTCTCTTCTTCCCCTCTGTCAGTCTACAGAGAGGAGTCAGCCCACGTGCCGGTCCCGGCGGAGAACCCCAGGGAGAACTGCATCGTCCAGACCACCAAATGGGACGAGTGCTCGGCCACCTGCGGCATGGGCGTGTCGTCCCGCGCCACCAATGACAACGAACGGTGCCAGCTGGAGAGGCAGACCCGTGTCTGTATGATCCGGTCCTGCCATGTGGAGCAAGAGAAGGACATCAAGGTGGGTACATGGACTAATACCATTATATAGTATAACAACATATAGAGGAATGTATTATATAGTATAACAACATATAGAGGAATGTATTATATAGTATAACAACAGAGGAATGTATTATATAGTATAACAACAGAGGAATGTATTATATAGTATAACAACAGAGgaatgtattatacagtataacaacagaggaatgtattatatagtataacaacagaggaatgtattatatagtataacaacagaggaatgtattatatagtataacaacagaggaatgtattatatagtataacaacagaggaatgtattatatagtataacaacagaggaatgtattatatagtataacaacacatagaggaatgtattatatagtataacaacatatagaggaatgtattatatagtataacaacagaggaatgtattatatagtataacaacagaggaatgtattatacagtataacAACACATAGAGGAATGTATTATATAGTATAACAACAGAGGAATGTATTATATAGTATAACAACATATAGAGGAACGTATTATATAGTATAACAACATATAGAGGAATGTATTATATAATATAACAACAGAGgaatgtattatacagtataacAACACATAGAGGAATGTATTATATAGTATAACAACAGAGGAATGTATTATATAGTATAACAACATATAGAGGAATGTATTATATAGTATAACAACAGAGGAATGTATTATATAGTATAACAACATATAGAGGAATGTATTATATAGTATAACAACAGAGGAATGTATTATATAGTATAACAACAGAGGAATGTATTATATAGTATAACAACAGAGGAATGTATTATATAGTATAACAACAGAGGAATGTATTATATAGTATAACAACATATAGAGGAATGTATTATATAATATAACAACATATAGAGGAATGTATTATATAGTATAACAACAGAGGAATGTATTATATAGTATAACAACAGAGGAATGTATTATATAATATAACAACAGAGGAATGTATTATATAGTATAACAACATATAGAGGAATGTATTATATAGTATAACAACATATAGAGGAATGTATTATATAGTATAACAACAGAGGAATGTATTATATAGTATAACAACAGAGGAATGTATTATATAGTATAACAACATATAGAGGAATGTATTATATAGTATAACAACAGAGGAATGTATTATATAGTATAACAACAGAGGAATGTATTATATAGTATAACAACATATAGAGGAATGTATTATATAGTATAACAACAGAGGAATGTATTATATAGTATAACAACATATAGAGGAACGTATTATATAGTATAACAACATATAGAGGAATGTATTATATAGTATAACAACATATAGAGGAATGTATTATATAGTATAACAACAGAGGAATGTATTATATAGTATAACAACAGAGGAATGTATTATATAGTATAACAACATATAGAGGAATGTATTATATAGTATAACAACATATAGAGGAATGTATTATATAGTATAACAACATATAGAGGAATGTATTATATAGTATAACAACAGAGGAATGTATTATATAGTATAACAACAGAGGAATGTATTATATAGTATAACAACAGAGGAATGTATTATATAGTATAACAACATATAGAGGAATGTATTATATAGTATAACAACAGAGGAATGTATTATATAGTATAACAACATATAGAGGAATGTATTATATAATATAACAACATATAGAGGAATGTATTATATAGTATAACAACAGAGGAATGTATTATATAGTATAACAACATATAGAGGAATGTATTATATAGTATAACAACATATAGAGGAATGTATTATATAGTATAACAACAGAGGAATGTATTATATAGTATAACAACATATAGAGGAATGTATTATATAATATAACAACATATAGAGGAATGTATTATATAGTGTATTACATAGCATATTACATAAGCATGACATAGAATTACATAACATGACATCACATGTTATTTTTctctggctctaaccagaatagaaagaggagtgggaggccccggtgaacaactgagcaagaggacaagtacattagagtgtctagtttgagaaacagaagcctctcaagtcctcaactggcagcttcattaaatagtacccttaaaacaccagtctcaatgtcaacagtgaagaggcgactccgggatgctggccttctaggcagagttcctctgtccagtgtctgtgttcttttgcccatcttaatcttttctttttattggccagtctgagatatggctttttctttgcaactctgcctagaaggccagcagcccggagtcgcctcttcactgttggcatggagactggtgttttaagggtactatttaatgaagctgccagttgaggacttgagagccgtctgtttctcaaactagacactctattgtacttgtcctcttgctcagttgtgcaccggggcctcccactcctctttctattatggttagagccagtttgcgctgttctgtgaagggagtagtacacagcgttgtacgagatcttcagtttcttggcaatttctcgtatggaatagccttcatttctcagaacaagaatagactgacaagtttcagaagaaaggtctttgtttctagccattttgagcctgtaatcgaacccacaattgctgatgctccagatactcaactagtctaaagagggtcagttttattgcttctttaaatcagcacaacagttttcagctgtgctaacataattgcaaaagggttttctaatgatcaattagccttttaaaattataaacttggattagctaacacaacgtgccattggaacacaggagtgatggttgctgataatgggcctctgtatacctatgtagatattccatacaaatcaatagctacaatagtcatttacaacattaacaatgtctacactgtatttctgatcaatttgatgttattttaatggggggacaaaatgtgcttttctttcaaaaacaaggacatttctaagtgaccccaaacttttgaacggtagtgtacataagCCATGCGTAATGCAACACAGAAACATAGCATGTCTTTGGCTCCTTATCGTTCACTCAAGGTGTAAAAGTTAAAGCCAAGCTGCCCTTAACCTGATAGACAATGTAACAAGTTGTTCTCATCCTGAACTAACCACCATTCATCTCCGTTCCACAGAGGGGGAAGAAGTGTGTACGGACCCCCAAGTCCCCGCGCGGCATTCGTTTCCAGCTGTcaggctgcagcagcagcaggatcTACAAGCCCAAGTTCTGTGGTGTGTGTACGGACGGGCGCTGTTGCACCCCCCACACCACCGTCACCGCCGAGGTGGAGTTCCACTGTCCCGAGGGAGACACCTTCAGACGCAAGATGATGTTCATCAAGGCGTGCTCCTGTCACCACGACTGTCCACGAGACAATGACATCTTCCTGGCTTTGCACACACGCAGAATGATTGGGGACTATGACAACGATATGTAACCGACATGGCTGTCATACGCACTGCACAGATAACGttacgtatacacacacacacacacacacacacacacacacacacacacacacacacacacacacacacacacacacacacacacacacacacacacacacacacacacacacacacacacacacacacacacacacacacacacacacacacacaggcactgaTAAAACTCCTTCACATCACTCCCCCACCACCCTCACACACTGATAGGCAGCTCTTTGAATTCCTGAACTCTGTCTCTACCTTACTACCCATAAGCATGTCAACCTGGTTGAATTCCTGAACTCTGTCTCTACCTTACTACCCATAACAGAATGTGTGATTTCAAGATATGAAGAAGTAGAGCATGAGATTTACTCTTTaggttttattttttaaatttaatttaaccttttttttaatGCGCAGCTCTAAAGTCACCTGGCTCTTTGATTGGTCTGCCTATATGTCTATAGAGATACTGAAGGGTGGATCTGCACTGAGGAGTCAATGTTAGAGACAATGTTAGGCAAGAATATATTTATATTCACTGCTTAATTGCCATAGGAACATGACATGGTAGTGTACAGATGAGAGGTAGGTAGCCTATACCAGTGTCTCCCAACTccgtacccccaacagcacacattgttGTTTTAGCCCAGGacaaaaacacctgattcaacttgtcaagggCTTGATTATTAGTTAacaagtagaatcaggtgtgcttgtccggggccacaacaaaaatatttattgttgggggtactggaggatcgGACTTGAGAAACACTGGCCTAGGTTGAGGGCGCACTGAACGGAGAGGCACTTACTGAACCAAATTTCACATCTTGACATACACTTTTAGaatatgacatttaaaaaatatatttttcatatgTTAAAGATGAACAATACAGAAATTGTTTGGATATATTGTAGTACTGGTATGTGCCTTGACATCTGTATAATATTGAGtgaatatatataattataattaaGAATGTCAATAAtattgtttactgtttatttaaaaaataaaagaagGAATGACAGAAAGAAATTTGGCATTTAACGAAAACACCTTGTGTAAATACTGAAAGACTGTGTACAGTTTAGTACTATAATTTATTACCTGGTTGTTGTTTAATTAATAACACCATGTTGAAGGTTGTTGTTTAATTAATAACACCATGTTGAAGGTTGTTGTTTAATTAATAACACCATGTTGAAGGTTGTTGTTTAATTAATAACACCATGTTGaaggttgttgttgtttattaatAACACCATGTTGAAGGTTTGTGTTTAATTAATAACACCATGTTGAAGGTTTGTGTTTAATTAATAACACCATGTTGAAGGTTTGTGTTTAATTAATAACACCATGTTGAAGGTTTGTGTTTAATTAATAACTCCATGTTGAAGGTTTGTGTTTAATTAATAACTCCATGTTGAAGGTTTGTGTTTAATTAATAACTCCATGTTGAAGGTTGTTGTTTAATGAATAACACCATGTTGAAGGTTGTTGTTTAATTAATAACACCATGTTGAAGGTTGTTGTTTAATTAATAACACCATGTTGAAGGTTTGTGTTTAATTAATAACACCATGTTGAAGGTTTGTGTTTAATTAATAACACCATGTTGAAGGTTGTTGTTTAATTAATAACTCCATGTTGAAGGTTGTTGTTTAATTAATAACACCATGTTGAAGGTTGTTGTTTAATTAATAACACCATGTTGAAGGTTGTTGTTGTTTAATTAATAACACCATGTGGAAGGTTGTTGTTTAATTAATAACACCATGTTGaaggttgttgttgtttattaatAACACCATGTTGAAGGTTTGTGTTTAATTAATAACACCATGTTGAAGGTTGTTGTTTAATTAATAACACCATGTTGATGGTTGTTGTTTAATAACACCATGTTGATGGTTGTTGTTGTTTAATTAATAACACCATGTTGAAGGTTGTTGTTTAATTAATAACACCATGTTGAAGGTTGTTGTTTAATTAATAACACCATGTTGAAGGTTGTTGTTTAATTAATAACACCATGTTGAAGGTTGTTGTTTAATTAATAACACCATGTTGAAGGTTGTTGTTGTTTAATTAATAACACCATGTTGAAGGTTGTTGTTGTTTAATTAATAACACCATGTTGAAGGTTGTTGTTGTTTAATTAATAACACCATGTTGAAGGTTGTTGTTTAATTAATAACACCATGTTGAAGGTTGTTGTTGTTTAATTAATAACACCATGTTGAAGGTTGTTGTTGTTTAATTAATAACACCATGTTGACGGTTGTTGTTGTTTAATTAATAACACCATGTTGAAGGTTGTTGTTTAATTAATAACACCATGTTGAAGGTTGTTGTTTAATTAATAACACCATGTTGAAGGTTTGTGTTTAATTAATAACACCATGTTGAAGGTTGTTGTTTAATTAATAACACCATGTTGAAGGTTGTTGCTGTTTAATTAATAACACCATGTTGaaggttgttgttgtttattaataacaccatgttgaaggttgttgtttaattaataacaccatgttgacggttgttgtttaattaataacaccatgttgaaggttgttgtttaattaataacaccatgttgaaggttgttgtttaattaataacaccatgttgaaggttgttgttgtttattaataacaccatgttgaaggttgttgtttaattaataacaccatgttgacggttgttgtttaattaataacaccatgttgaaggttgttgtttaattaataacaccatgttgaaggttgttgtttaattaataacaccatgttgacggttgttgtttaattaataacaccatgttgacggttgttgttgtttaattaataacaccatgttgaaggttgttgttgtttaattaataacaccatgttgaaggtttgtgtttaattaataacaccatgttgaaggttgttgtttaattaataacaccatgttgacggttgttgtttaattaataacaccatgttgaaggttgtagttgtttaattaataacaccatgttgaaggttgttgctgtttaattaataacaccatgttgaaggttgtagttgtttaattaataacaccatgttgaaggttgttgctgtttaattaataacaccatgttgaaggttgttgttgtttattaataacaccatgttgaaggttgttgtttaattaataacaccatgttgacggttgttgttgtttaattaataacaccatgttgaaggttgttgtttaattaataacaccatgttgacggttgttgtttaattaataacaccatgttgacggttgttgtttaattaataacaccatgttgaaggttgttgtttaattaataacaccatgttgaaggttgttgtttaattaataacaccatgttgacggttgttgtttaattaataacaccatgttgaaggttgttgttgtttaattaataacaccatgttgaaggttgttgtttaattaataacaccatgttgaaggttgttgtttaattaataacaccatgttgaaggttgttgttgtttaattaataacaccatgttgaaggttgttgttgtttaattaataacaccatgttgaaggttgttgttgtttattaataacaccatgttgaaggttgttgttgtttattaataacaccatgttgaaggttgttgtttaattaataacaccatgttgaaggttgttgttgtttaattaataacaccatgttgaaggttgttgtttaattaataacaccatgttgacggttgttgtttaattaataacaccatgttgaaggttgttgttgtttaattaataacaccatgttgaaggttgttgtttaattaataacaccatg
Coding sequences:
- the LOC120022000 gene encoding CCN family member 2-like, producing MLSCFLTYIFCLTLSYTSMAQDCSDPCDCPSDPPPCPFGTSLVLDGCGCCKVCARQAGEPCTLLEPCDHHKELYCDYAMLSDTEHGICIAQEGQTCDLGGVIYRSGETFQPSCKHQCVCMNGEIGCVPTCANNVLLASPDCPYPHRIQIPGKCCEEWVCDQSPQDNPYQSAMAVYREESAHVPVPAENPRENCIVQTTKWDECSATCGMGVSSRATNDNERCQLERQTRVCMIRSCHVEQEKDIKRGKKCVRTPKSPRGIRFQLSGCSSSRIYKPKFCGVCTDGRCCTPHTTVTAEVEFHCPEGDTFRRKMMFIKACSCHHDCPRDNDIFLALHTRRMIGDYDNDM